A genomic region of Serratia fonticola contains the following coding sequences:
- the bhsA gene encoding multiple stress resistance protein BhsA, with the protein MKNVKMTIAAIALASVSFGSFAANLVNSQPQDLQKVGVVSVSGATDLTSLENKLSAKADQAGAKSFQIISTTGNNKLHGTAIIYN; encoded by the coding sequence ATGAAAAACGTAAAAATGACCATCGCTGCCATCGCACTTGCCTCAGTCTCTTTCGGTAGCTTCGCTGCCAACCTGGTTAACAGCCAACCACAGGACTTACAAAAAGTAGGGGTAGTCAGCGTAAGCGGGGCTACTGACCTGACGTCGTTGGAAAACAAACTGTCTGCAAAAGCAGACCAGGCAGGGGCTAAGTCCTTCCAGATCATCTCGACTACCGGTAACAATAAACTGCACGGCACCGCGATTATCTATAATTAA
- a CDS encoding phenolic acid decarboxylase, which produces MSSFDKHDLSGFTGKHLVYTYDNGWNYEIYIKNANTVDYRIHSGLVGNRWVKDQRAFIVRVAAQVYKISWTEPTGTDVSLTVNLDDRIFHGTIFFPRWVMNDPQKTVCFQNNHLAEMAAYREAGPAYPTEVIDEFATITLVRDCGENDDTVINCPASELPANFPDNLR; this is translated from the coding sequence ATGAGCAGCTTTGATAAACACGATTTAAGCGGTTTTACCGGTAAACATTTGGTCTATACCTACGACAATGGCTGGAACTACGAGATTTACATTAAAAATGCCAACACCGTCGATTACCGTATTCACAGCGGTCTGGTGGGCAACCGTTGGGTGAAGGACCAACGGGCTTTTATCGTCAGGGTCGCAGCGCAGGTGTATAAAATTTCCTGGACCGAACCCACAGGCACCGATGTCAGCCTGACCGTCAACCTCGACGATCGCATTTTCCATGGCACCATCTTCTTCCCACGCTGGGTGATGAATGATCCACAGAAAACCGTCTGCTTCCAGAATAACCATCTGGCAGAAATGGCCGCCTATCGTGAGGCTGGCCCAGCATACCCAACGGAGGTGATCGATGAGTTTGCGACCATTACTCTGGTGCGGGATTGCGGCGAGAATGACGACACGGTGATTAACTGCCCGGCCAGCGAACTACCGGCCAACTTCCCCGATAATCTGCGTTAA
- a CDS encoding TetR/AcrR family transcriptional regulator codes for MSIDEEVCAKKSRGRPKQFDRDQALDRALDLFWRHGYESTSLADLVEATGAKAPTLYAEFGNKEGLFRAAVERYLSRYAECSNQLLEQDLPIAEIVEAYMRNSAQVFTDPQNPAGCFMVCASAALSASSDDIAEMLRRKHHAQEASLQACFDRKVQQGELLAKTDTALLAKYIICVIEGMSVQAREGASREDLLRLLDATMMVWPRLSQVGNKV; via the coding sequence ATGAGTATCGATGAAGAGGTATGCGCGAAAAAATCACGCGGCAGGCCGAAGCAGTTTGATCGCGATCAGGCACTTGACCGCGCTCTTGATCTGTTCTGGCGTCATGGCTATGAATCTACCTCGCTGGCGGATCTGGTTGAGGCAACCGGTGCCAAGGCCCCCACGCTGTATGCGGAATTCGGCAACAAGGAAGGGCTGTTTCGCGCTGCCGTTGAGCGTTATCTGAGCCGGTATGCTGAATGCTCTAACCAGCTACTGGAGCAGGATCTGCCAATTGCCGAGATCGTGGAAGCCTATATGCGCAACTCGGCTCAGGTATTTACCGATCCGCAGAACCCTGCCGGTTGTTTTATGGTCTGTGCATCAGCCGCGCTTTCTGCGTCTTCCGATGACATTGCCGAGATGCTGCGTAGAAAGCACCATGCGCAGGAGGCCAGCCTGCAAGCCTGTTTTGATCGCAAGGTGCAGCAAGGGGAACTGCTGGCTAAAACGGACACGGCCTTATTGGCAAAATACATTATCTGCGTAATTGAAGGGATGTCGGTACAGGCGCGTGAGGGGGCCAGCCGTGAAGATCTGTTGCGGTTGCTTGATGCCACCATGATGGTGTGGCCGCGTTTGAGTCAGGTGGGTAATAAAGTCTGA
- a CDS encoding acetyltransferase → MITIRARAAEDNAQLAAIWLRSVRATHHFLSEEDITRLYPQVLNDYLPSVNVWVAEDQAGQLCGFIGLDGNKVEMLFIDAERRGEGIGKALLAQAEAMYSELLLDVNEQNPQALAFYQRYGFSQTGRSELDGQGKPFPLLHMKLSAR, encoded by the coding sequence ATGATCACGATACGAGCCCGCGCGGCTGAAGATAACGCGCAACTGGCAGCAATCTGGCTGCGCTCGGTGCGCGCCACCCATCACTTTCTGAGTGAAGAAGATATTACGCGGCTGTACCCGCAGGTCCTCAACGACTACCTTCCCTCCGTCAACGTCTGGGTAGCCGAAGATCAGGCGGGGCAGCTATGCGGTTTTATCGGTCTGGATGGCAATAAGGTAGAAATGCTGTTTATTGATGCCGAACGGCGTGGTGAAGGCATAGGTAAAGCCCTGCTGGCACAGGCTGAAGCCATGTATAGCGAACTGTTGTTGGACGTCAACGAACAAAACCCGCAGGCATTAGCCTTCTACCAACGCTATGGTTTTAGCCAGACAGGCCGCTCCGAGCTGGATGGCCAAGGTAAACCCTTTCCCTTGCTGCATATGAAACTGAGCGCACGCTAA